A segment of the Streptomyces sp. Tu 2975 genome:
CGGGCATGCCGTGGTTCGCCCAGGCGACCTCCGGCTATGCGATGCCGTCCTTCGGCTACATCCTCGGCATGCTGCTCGCCGCGACCGTCGTCGGCCACTTCGCCCGTCGCGGCGCCGACCGTTCCGTGCTGCGCATGGCGGGCACGATGGCGGCAGGATCGGCGATCATCTACGCGGTCGGCGTCCCCTACCTGGCGTTGGCCACCGGCATGTCCCTCGGCGAGGCGGTCGCGGCCGGCCTGGTGCCGTTCCTGATCGGCGACGCGCTGAAGGCGGCCCTGGCGATGGGCGCACTGCCCACCGCCTGGAAGCTCATCGGCCGCCGCGGCTGACGCACGGCCGCCGGCCGCGGAAGAGGCTCGCCTCGGTTCTCAGTACGACCCTGAGACCGGCGGGCCTCTTGCGTTTCCGGTCCGTACCCGATGCGCACCAAGAGCGGGAAAACAGAAGGGAGGCTCTCCGTCCGTCCCTCGCGGGACCGACGGAGAGCCTCCCGGGAGCGCCCGACACCACCAGGCATGTGGCGTCAGGCCTCCTCTCAGACTCCGGAGACCTGCTCCACCTCTTCGTCACGGGCGGCCGTGACGGGCGCGGCGGCGGGCCGCGGGAAGAACTTCTCGCGGGTCACGGCGATCGCGACCACCACCGCGGCGACGGCGATCGAGAGCAGCGCGACCTGCCGGTTGGCCTCGTCGACGACCATGTAGACGAGGACGAAGGTGATCATCGCGGCGGTCGCCCAGGTGAGGTACGGGAAGAGCCACATCTTCACCGTCAGCTTCTCCGGCGCCTCGCGCAGCAGGATGCCGCGCATCCGCAGCTGGGTGAAGCAGATCACCAGCCAGACGAACAGGGCCACGGCGCCGGACGAGTTGAGCAGGAACAGGAAGACCGTGTCCTTGAAGGCGTAGTTGAAGTACACGGCGGCGAAGCCGAAGACCACAGAGGCCAGGATGGCCGCCGTCGGCACACCCTTGGCGTTGACCTTGGCGAACGCCTTGGGCGCGTCACCGCGCTCACCGAG
Coding sequences within it:
- a CDS encoding biotin transporter BioY, translating into MSTAAAPVRSGLVLADLLPASRVRDITLVVGGAALTGIAAQIAVPVPGSPVPVSGQTFAALLVGTTLGARRGFLSLALYAVAGTAGMPWFAQATSGYAMPSFGYILGMLLAATVVGHFARRGADRSVLRMAGTMAAGSAIIYAVGVPYLALATGMSLGEAVAAGLVPFLIGDALKAALAMGALPTAWKLIGRRG